The genome window CACCGCGAAGTCGACCTGCGAACGCTTCGAGTGCAGGTCCAGGTGGCCGTTGGCCAGCTTGGAGATCTTGCCGATGCCCCCGGCCACGGTGAGCCGCGGTACCGGATGGCGGCGCAGGTACTTCAGCACCGCGCCGGCGAAGTCGCCCATGTCCAGCAGTGCTTCGTCGTGCAGCCCGTGCAGCTCGGTGACGACCCGTTCCGACGTGCTGCCGGTGCAGCCCGCCACGTGCCGGAGCCCTTCGGCGCGGGCGACGTCGACACCGCGGCGGATGCTGTCGATCCACGCCGAGCACGAGTACGGCACGACCACGCCCGTCGTGCCCAGGATCGACAGGCCGCCGAGGATGCCCAGCCGCGGGTTCCAGGTGTGCCGGGCGATCTCCTCGCCGTCGTCCACCGAGACCTCGACCACCACGTCCCCGGTGCCGCCGTGCTCGCCGGCGACCCGCGTCACCGCATCGGCGATGAGCCTGCGCGGCACCGGGTTGATCGCGGGTTCGCCGACCGGCAGCGGCAGGCCGGGCTTGGTGATCGTGCCGACGCCCGGCCCGGCGCGGAACACCACGCCCTGGCCCGGATCGGCGTGGCGGACCGTGACCGACACCAGCGCACCGTGTGTCACGTCGGGGTCGTCGCCGGCGTCCTTGACGATCCCGGCGGTGGCGAAGTCCTCCCCGAGCAGCTCCCTGGCCAGGGCGAAGGCGGGCCGATGGCCCTTGGGCAGCACGATCTCGACCGGATCGGGGAAGCTGCCGGTGAGCAGAGCGGTGTAGGCGGCGGTGGTGGACGCCGTCGCGCAGGCTCCGGTGGTCCAGCCGTACCGCAGCCCCGATCCCTCGGTGCGCCCGCTCATACCCGGAGAATGCCCCGTGTGCGTTGCGGAGCGAAAACGGAGGGTGCCGTATGAGGCGGGTGCTCGTCCTCGGCGGGACCGGTGAGGCGCGCGGGCTCGCCGAGCGCCTTTCGGCCGACGGCCGCCTGCACGTGACCTACTCCCTCGCCGGACGGGTCCGCGAGCCGCGGACGCCGGTGGGCGAGGTGCGCGTCGGCGGTTTCGGGGGCCCGGACGGCCTGGCCGACTGGCTCCGCCGGGAGCGCGTCGAGGCCGTCGTCGACGCCACCCATCCGTTCGCCGGCGGCATCACCGCCAACGCCGTGGAAGCCGCCGGGCGCACCGGGGTGCCGGTCCTGCTGCTGCGCCGTCCCGGCTGGCAGCCCGGTCCCGGCGACGACTGGCACCACGTCGCGTCGCTGCCCGAGGCCGCGGCGCTGCTGCCCGGCCTGGGCAGCCGGGTCTTCCTCACCACCGGCCGCCAGGGCCTGTCCCACTTCGCCGCACTCGACCTGTGGTTCCTGGTGCGCACCGTCGACCCGCCCGAGCCGCCGCTGCCCGCGCACACGACGACGCTG of Saccharopolyspora erythraea contains these proteins:
- a CDS encoding cobalt-precorrin-5B (C(1))-methyltransferase; this translates as MSGRTEGSGLRYGWTTGACATASTTAAYTALLTGSFPDPVEIVLPKGHRPAFALARELLGEDFATAGIVKDAGDDPDVTHGALVSVTVRHADPGQGVVFRAGPGVGTITKPGLPLPVGEPAINPVPRRLIADAVTRVAGEHGGTGDVVVEVSVDDGEEIARHTWNPRLGILGGLSILGTTGVVVPYSCSAWIDSIRRGVDVARAEGLRHVAGCTGSTSERVVTELHGLHDEALLDMGDFAGAVLKYLRRHPVPRLTVAGGIGKISKLANGHLDLHSKRSQVDFAVLELIVRDAGAGDELAAGVRSANTALEALQLCQAADLPLGDLVAVRAREVCLETLRGAPVEVDVVVIDRGGTIVGRTDPLGPV
- a CDS encoding cobalt-precorrin-6A reductase, with translation MRRVLVLGGTGEARGLAERLSADGRLHVTYSLAGRVREPRTPVGEVRVGGFGGPDGLADWLRRERVEAVVDATHPFAGGITANAVEAAGRTGVPVLLLRRPGWQPGPGDDWHHVASLPEAAALLPGLGSRVFLTTGRQGLSHFAALDLWFLVRTVDPPEPPLPAHTTTLLARGPFAVEDELAVLREHRIDVVVTKDSGGTMTAAKLTAARELGLPVVVVRRPEPPPAPSADTVDDAVRWLDSVLGTRDPAEGLHPHTG